In a single window of the Megalobrama amblycephala isolate DHTTF-2021 linkage group LG3, ASM1881202v1, whole genome shotgun sequence genome:
- the fibinb gene encoding fin bud initiation factor: MMASPLFILIACLVSLRLGGAFFSGPLHPEMSNGTFHHYFVPDGFYEDNDDPEKCQMLFKMTDNRKCTLDEDQDSVIRDDFTIIKRHIEDAARVLEGIGKSISFDLDGEDSYGKYLRRETTQISEAFSNSEKSLLELEVKFKQSQENELKEEHKISDDFLNMIVHTRDVLKETLDISLGLRDKHELLSLIIRSHGTRLSRLKNDYMKV, from the coding sequence ATGATGGCTTCCCCTCTGTTCATACTGATAGCCTGTCTGGTCTCATTGCGTCTCGGAGGAGCCTTCTTTTCGGGTCCCCTTCACCCGGAGATGTCCAACGGCACTTTTCATCATTATTTCGTACCAGACGGCTTCTATGAAGATAACGACGATCCTGAGAAATGTCAGATGCTATTCAAAATGACTGACAATCGCAAATGCACCCTGGACGAAGACCAGGACTCAGTGATCCGGGACGATTTTACCATCATCAAGCGGCACATCGAAGACGCGGCGCGTGTGCTCGAGGGCATCGGGAAGAGCATCTCCTTCGACCTGGACGGAGAGGACAGCTATGGGAAATACCTGAGACGGGAGACGACCCAGATCAGCGAGGCGTTTTCCAACTCCGAGAAGTCTCTACTGGAGCTGGAGGTGAAATTCAAACAGAGCCAGGAAAACGAGCTGAAAGAGGAGCACAAGATCAGCGACGACTTCCTCAACATGATCGTGCACACGCGCGACGTGCTGAAGGAGACGCTGGACATCTCGCTGGGACTGAGGGATAAGCACGAGCTGTTGTCACTCATCATCCGGAGTCACGGGACCCGGTTGAGCCGCCTGAAGAACGACTATATGAAGGTGTAG
- the bbox1 gene encoding gamma-butyrobetaine dioxygenase, with translation MLSYLTRWVSRGAFQALKGTGSRPQLVKTPHIGNQTLAAAPLPFTGGSPGVRQARALDQERLLQIDWDDGSCSLYPFTWLRDNCQCPLCTLQSAQARKLLLSDLDVHTGMDQVQLMDNKVSITWPDQHSSDFDPDWLKKRCFSSEARQALQEDLFLNEREYWDSGLQIPTADFEEVLHDDKAALAWLEALRRIGIVYLRGAPAEQGQVARLSQRIGYLRLTFYGHTWQVQDKPMANNVAYTSGRLSLHTDYPALHHPPGVQFLHCVRQAEQGGESEVVDGFHMAEQLRREDPEAFNILSSLRVDFTDSGSDYCDFSVQSKNHIIDVDSEGRVVRINYNNATRDSVLDLPLHQVQLFYSSLKAFVELLSRPENVFTYRMEPGDLVTFDNWRLLHGRKSYLSRGQISRHLEGAYLDWDEVMSRLRILRKSVCGDR, from the exons ATGTTGTCCTATCTTACTCGCTGGGTGTCCAGAGGTGCTTTCCAGGCACTGAAAGGGACAGGCAGTCGTCCTCAACTGGTCAAGACGCCTCATATTGGGAATCAGACACTGGCAGCAGCTCCTCTGCCCTTCACTGGGGGAAGTCCAGGAGTGAGGCAGGCCCGGGCACTGGATCAGGAGAGACTGCTGCAGATTGATTGGGATGATGGGAGTTGTAGCTTGTATCCGTTCACCTGGCTGAGGGATAACTGCCAGTGTCCTCTCTGCACGCTGCAGTCAGCTCAAGCACGCAAACTGCTCCTGTCAGATCTGGACGTGCACACCGGAATGGACCAAGTACAGCTGATGGACAATAAG GTATCCATAACCTGGCCTGATCAACACAGTAGTGATTTTGATCCTGACTGGCTGAAGAAAAGGTGTTTTTCCTCTGAGGCGAGACAGGCTCTGCAAGAGGATCTCTTCCTTAATG AGCGTGAGTATTGGGATTCTGGTCTGCAGATCCCCACAGCAGACTTCGAGGAGGTTCTACATGATGACAAGGCTGCACTCGCCTGGCTAGAGGCTCTGCGGCGCATTGGCATCGTCTACCTGAGGGGGGCGCCAGCGGAGCAGGGCCAGGTGGCCAGACTGAGCCAGAGAATTGGCTATCTCCGTCTCACCTTTTATGG ACACACGTGGCAAGTGCAGGACAAGCCCATGGCGAACAATGTTGCGTACACTTCTGGAAGACTGAGCCTGCACACAGATTACCCTGCTCTGCACCATCCACCTGGG gTACAGTTCCTGCATTGCGTCCGTCAGGCTGAACAGGGTGGTGAGAGTGAAGTGGTTGATGGGTTTCACATGGCGGAGCAGCTCCGGAGGGAGGATCCTGAGGCGTTTAACATCCTCTCCTCTCTCAGGGTCGATTTCACAGACAGCGGTTCTGACTACTGTGACTTCAGCGTGCAGTCCAAAAACCACATTATAGA TGTGGACTCTGAGGGTCGCGTTGTGAGGATCAACTATAACAACGCCACACGAGACTCGGTGCTGGATCTGCCTCTGCATCAGGTTCAGCTTTTCTACTCGTCTCTAAAGGCTTTTGTGGAGCTGCTCAGCAGGCCTGAGAATGTGTTCACTTACAGAATGGAACCAG GTGACTTGGTGACCTTTGATAACTGGCGTCTACTTCACGGCCGAAAGAGCTACCTGTCACGAGGTCAGATCTCAAGACATCTAGAAGGAGCGTATCTGGACTGGGATGAGGTCATGTCCCGTCTCAGGATCCTCCGGAAGTCTGTCTGTGGAGACAGATAG